A window of Castanea sativa cultivar Marrone di Chiusa Pesio chromosome 8, ASM4071231v1 genomic DNA:
TCTTactagttttcagttttcaaataatattatttaatgaaaaatttgtaaatattttaaaaatgttaggTCCCACTTATTAGACTACATgtcattactaaaaaaaaaaaataataaaaaaaacacacacacatatacaaaatatataattatagtattttttttcacattttaaattatgttgtttGAAACATGGTactaaacacattttttgcattacgagtttttacaacactttttaaactataattttcacattattttaaacaacaatacttGAAAACTGTTAAACCGTTACCAAACAGGCCTAATTGACCCAATAGAAAATAACAGAAAGGTAAAAACTTGTAATTGACCCAATAGAAAATAACAGAAAGGTAAAAACATGTTCAATACCGTTGCCCAGGATTTCGATTGCATGGTTGTCACTACAAAGAAGTTTCAACTTCCTAAACAACTTTTGAATTCGTTAGTCGTTACAACACAACCTCTTTGCACTATACGAAAGTGAAACCCATTATTAGATGGTGAATAttaatcatcatcatcgtcatatTATAACCATAAGTTGACGGATTATGGATCTTGATCATTTCAAGAACATGAACTGCTTAAACTGACAATGCTAGGAGGTTAGTGTCATTATGGAAACTTGTCCCAAAACAGGCAATAAAGTCTGGTGTATTCTGAGTACAGGCATAAATAGACAGAATTCTACtgaacaaaacaaaagacacaACTTTGCTTGAATTACAGAGGAgtttttaagtttaaacttCCTAAACACCCTTTTTAGCTTTTTCTCTTTGGGTGAAAAAACCGAGAGAAGCAGACACCACCATGGAAAGAGGGGACAACAATGTAAcattattttctcaaaatcacaGCATCACCATTAAAGATTGTACTGAGTTCCCCTCCATGGTACATTCAACAGGCCTGTGGAACTACTTTCGTTATGGGACTGTGTCGTATTCATTGCCACTGCTTCAGCTGCAGATGATTCTGATTTTTACCATGGCCCAACTCGCCCATTACATTCTTAAGCGTTATGGAGTACCGAAGTTCACCTCACAATTTATTGTATGCGTTCTCTTCTACATCCAGATCTATGCCTGTTTCTCTTATTTGTCTCTGCATTTGTAAAATGGGATTGTTGAATCAGAGActcttttaacttttgttttctGCTATTTAACTGAAGAATAACCATGATTTATGTGAACCAGGTTGGCTTAATCCTCAGCCCTTCACTCTTGGGGCGcctcaaaatattaaaaaatgttcTGTTTGAGGTGAACAGTCAGGAAACAATTGGTATGTTGGCTTTCTTGGGTTACACACTCTTTTTATTTGTGATTGGGGTGAAAATGGATATGGGAATGATAAATAGAACTGGAAGAAAAGCCTTGGTTACTGGTATTTTATGCATAGTATCGCCTTTGATAGTTGGCATGGCATTCCAAGTGTTCTTTAGAAGAATTTGGATAACCGAAGAAGAAGCGTCTGAACTTCCATTTGTAACAGCAGTACATTGTGTAACTCCATTTCCGGTTGTTGCTAGCCTTCTTGAGGACCTCAAAATCCTAAATTCTGAATTGGGTCGATTAAGCCTATCTGCAGCTTTGGTCAGCGACATGTTTAGCACGTTCCTTACCTCTCTTGCCACATTGACTAAACTTGCCAAGGAGAAATCAATGGTCAGTGGTATCATAGGTTCAATAGCAACCATTGTTTATGTTATTTCAATGGTGTTTGCAATTCGACCGGCAATGTTTTGGGTGATCAGGCAGACACCAGAAGGCAGGCCCGTTAAAGACGCATACATCCATTTCATAATGTTAATGGTGCTTGTGTCCGGTTTGCTTTCTGATTATTATGGTCAGACTTTTTTCTTTGGACCTTTTATATTGGGTTTGGCAGTACCAGATGGACCCCCATTAGGATCTGCTATTGTCAACAAGTTCAACTGCTTCATTTCCGAAGTGTTTCTTCCACTCTTTGTAACTACATGTGCAATGAGGACAGACCTGACTTTACTCTTCAAATTCGACAGCTTAATGACATTTTACACATGTCTCATTATTGTGACTTTTGTGACCAAACTCGCTGCGTGCATGGTTCCTCCTTGTTGTTCCAAAATGCCCTTAAGTGATGCGCTCACAGTCTCTCTTATTTTGACCAGCAAAGGTGTCGTCCAGCTTGCTAGCTACACCGTCTTCAGAGACAACGAGGTGACCACATATCTCCtgttttttcttagaaaaagaCATTACTATATACCAGTTTCTTGTTGGGTCAATTTCTGGTGGTTCTTATTTATTACCCTAtgactaatttttaaaaaattttatagagTGAATCAGTGAACAAAAAGCAATGGCTGttggattttattttctttttcttttttccttcctcACTTTGCAGCATATGAAGAAAATGAACAGAACATTACAGTAAATCTTCTATTTTCCCAATTGGATGAGTTTATCTTTGTCTTGGTTAGGAAAATTTCGAATGTAAGCCACAAAATTAACTGTTACTAAAGAAATATTGCTCCTTCGGGAACATCATAATATATCGTGTACATTACATTTTCTAGCATAAAATCTTCATTAGGAAACAAACATAATTTGTTTTCTCTGACAAGGACACTGATGGATATCCCAAAATCAATTATTTATGTGCAGACCATGTCAGACCAGACGTTCGCTTTGGCAAGTGTTAGCATCCTATTGATAGCAGTAATTGTGCCCATCCTTGTCAAGTCCCTCTATGATCCTTCAAGGAAATATGCAGGTTACCAGGTAAGGGATATTCTGCATTGCAAACGCAATTCAGAGCTCCGAATCCTAGTGTGTATTCAAAGGCCAGATAATGTTGCTGCGGTAATCAAGCTACTTGAAGCGTCATGTCCAACTAGACAAAGCCCTCTTGGTGTTTATGCACTTCACCTTATCGAATTAATTGGCCGAGCCTCTCCTATTTTTATTTCCCACCAAATGCAGAAAAAGACTGTGTCCAACATTTCCTATTCGGAGAATGTCACTGTTGCCTTCAATCACTTTCAACGAGACAATGAGAATGCCGTATCAGTAAGTGTCTTCACAGCAATCTCTCCACCCAAGTTCATGCATGAAGACATATGCACCCTTGCATTGGACAAACTCACATCACTCATAGTACTCCCATTCCACCGAAAATGGTCCATTGATGGGTCCATTGAATCGGAGGACAGTACAGTAAGGACTCTAAATTGCAGTGTTCTTGAACTAGCCCCCTGCTCAGTTGGGATCTTAGTTGATCGTGGCAGTTTAAGCCACTCAACCGTTTCATCAGAGGCATCCTACTCTATTGCTATGATCTTCATAGGAGGAAATGATGATAGAGAGGCATTGATGTTTGCCAAGCGCATGGCCAATGACCCGAACATCAGCCTGACTGTAATTCGCTTTGTTGACTCTGGCGGCAATGAAGATGTTAGTAGCTGGGACAAAGTGATAGACTCTGAGATATTGAAGGATGTGAAGCTTAACAATGTGGGTGATGAATATGTGATATACATTGAGGagttggtgaaagatgggcctCAGACAGCATTGATAGTTCGGTCTATGGTGGATGAGTATGATCTTATTATAGTTGGTAGAAGGCATAACATAGTGTCACCTCAGACATCAGGGCTTGCAGAATGGAATGAATTCCCAGAGTTGGGGATCATTGGAGACTTGCTAGCCTCATCAGACATCAATAGCAGAACTTCTGTTTTTGtgttacaacaacaaaaacaaaggaTTGCCACTGGACGAAGAAATTAACTAGGGGTTCTTTATTCTCATCCTTTATTTccttcacaaatataaaatatagatCCACTCATCTTCCCTTCTTCTCATGGCGCAAGTGTACGATTATAGGCGAGGGTGATAGGTAGTTGTTGTTAGGATTTTATGGTAGTTGTTTCTGGGATCTGAGATAAATTAATGATGTTAGGACTTGTAATTGTATTGGGGTATATATGAATAGGGCTCCTCTGTTGTGAAGcctattattattgtttaaataacaaattattggGCATAATGCTTTGTGAATTATTCgaagtttttttatattattttttctagaacttatttaaatttcaatcaTTTATAATCCCTCACACAgttagaattttcaaaattctttttagcaaatagtaaaaagaaaaaatgtgaaCATAAACACCAGATTCGCAAAGTCAAACTGCCTAGTCCTTAGGATAGCGAAATTTGTGGAGCACCAAATAAATGATAGATTGGTAGCTGTAGTTTGAATCTTTGATAAATTGGTAGCAATAATTTGTGGAACAGCAAATAAATGATCAATTGGTAGCTGGAATTTGAAGAATATAAAGTGAAACACTGAAGTTAAATTAGGGGGAGAGGGTTTGACTATCCCACACCGTTCACGTGTCGATAAATTTTCTCATCCAATTGTTTATGCTTATGTCAACCGTGGATGACATATTGAtttctccctccctccctctctctctctctctctctctcacaattttGTTCTTCCAGTGAGGCCTTAGCTTCTACATGTTTTGAACATGGTGCAGTACGATTTGCGAAATGCGACCTGGGTCTGTGAGCCACGACTAAATGCATCAAGTAGAGGGATCTTTTTTGGTGATAATCCGTTTGATTTCGCATTTCCAGTCCTTTTCGCACAACTATCCATATCCGCCTTGATAAATGCCTTCTTACAATTTCTTCTTTCCCCAATAGGTGAAAGTGCTTTTATTTCACAGATGTGGGTAAGCTTTACATTCTTACTTATGTAATTCAACACACTACATGATTTCCCTTCTccctcatttaaaaaaaaaaaaat
This region includes:
- the LOC142606197 gene encoding cation/H(+) antiporter 4-like, whose protein sequence is MERGDNNVTLFSQNHSITIKDCTEFPSMVHSTGLWNYFRYGTVSYSLPLLQLQMILIFTMAQLAHYILKRYGVPKFTSQFIVGLILSPSLLGRLKILKNVLFEVNSQETIGMLAFLGYTLFLFVIGVKMDMGMINRTGRKALVTGILCIVSPLIVGMAFQVFFRRIWITEEEASELPFVTAVHCVTPFPVVASLLEDLKILNSELGRLSLSAALVSDMFSTFLTSLATLTKLAKEKSMVSGIIGSIATIVYVISMVFAIRPAMFWVIRQTPEGRPVKDAYIHFIMLMVLVSGLLSDYYGQTFFFGPFILGLAVPDGPPLGSAIVNKFNCFISEVFLPLFVTTCAMRTDLTLLFKFDSLMTFYTCLIIVTFVTKLAACMVPPCCSKMPLSDALTVSLILTSKGVVQLASYTVFRDNETMSDQTFALASVSILLIAVIVPILVKSLYDPSRKYAGYQVRDILHCKRNSELRILVCIQRPDNVAAVIKLLEASCPTRQSPLGVYALHLIELIGRASPIFISHQMQKKTVSNISYSENVTVAFNHFQRDNENAVSVSVFTAISPPKFMHEDICTLALDKLTSLIVLPFHRKWSIDGSIESEDSTVRTLNCSVLELAPCSVGILVDRGSLSHSTVSSEASYSIAMIFIGGNDDREALMFAKRMANDPNISLTVIRFVDSGGNEDVSSWDKVIDSEILKDVKLNNVGDEYVIYIEELVKDGPQTALIVRSMVDEYDLIIVGRRHNIVSPQTSGLAEWNEFPELGIIGDLLASSDINSRTSVFVLQQQKQRIATGRRN